A genomic segment from Cuculus canorus isolate bCucCan1 chromosome 20, bCucCan1.pri, whole genome shotgun sequence encodes:
- the APPBP2 gene encoding amyloid protein-binding protein 2, giving the protein MAAVELEWVPETLYNTAISAVVDSYGRARRRDIRSLPENIQFDVYYKLYQQGRLCQLGSEFCELEVFAKVLRALDKRHLLHHCFQALMDHGVKVASVLAYSFSRRCSYIAESDSAVKEKAIQIGFVLGGFLSDAGWYSDAEKVFLSCLQLCTLHDEIFHWFRAVECCVRLLHVRNGNCKYHLGEETFKLAQSYMDKLAKHGQQANKAALYGELCALLFAKSHYDEAYKWCIEAMKEITVGLPVKVVVDVLRQASKACVVKREFKKAEQLIKHAVYLAREHFGAKHPKYSDTLLDYGFYLLNVDNICQSVAIYQTALDIRQSVFGGKNIHVATAHEDLAYSSYVHQYSSGKFDNALFHAERAIGIITHILPEDHLLLASSKRVKALILEEIAIDCHNKETEQRLLQEAHDLHLSSLQLAKKAFGEFNVQTAKHYGNLGRLYQSMRKFKEAEEMHIKAIQIKEQLLGQEDYEVALSVGHLASLYNYDMNQYENAEKLYLRSIAIGKKLFGEGYSGLEYDYRGLIKLYNSIGNYEKVFEYHNILANWNRLRDRQFSVTDALEDVSTSPQSTEEVVQSFLMSQSVDGQSS; this is encoded by the exons atggcggcggTGGAGCTGGAGTGGGTGCCCGAGACACTCTATAACACCGCGATCTCGGCCGTGGTGGATAGTTACGGGCGGGCCCGGCGTCGGGATATCCGATCGTTACCCGAGAACATCCAGTTTGACGTGTATTACAAG CTTTACCAACAGGGACGCTTGTGCCAGCTGGGCAGTGAATTTTGTGAACTAGAAGTTTTTGCAAAGGTGCTACGAGCCTTAGATAAAAG acaTCTGCTTCATCACTGTTTTCAGGCTTTGATGGACCATGGAGTAAAAGTTGCTTCTGTACTGGCCTATTCTTTCAGTAGACGGTGCTCCTACATAGCAGAATCGGATtctgctgtaaaagaaaaagcaatccAGATTGGTTTTGTTCTAG gggGATTTCTGTCAGATGCAGGCTGGTACAGCGATGCTGAGAAGGTATTTCTTTCCTGCCTTCAGTTATGCACGCTTCATGATGAAATCTTTCATTGGTTTCGTGCTGTAGAATGCTGTGTAAG GTTGCTGCATGTTCGAAATGGGAACTGTAAatatcacttgggagaagaaacattCAAACTCGCTCAGTCTTACATGGACAAACTGGCAAAGCACGGTCagcaagcaaacaaagcagCGCTCTACGGGGAGCTGTGCGCGCTGCTCTTTGCCAAGAGCCACTACGATGAG GCTTATAAATGGTGTATAGAAGCTATGAAGGAGATCACAGTTGGCCTGCCTGTAAAAGTAGTAGTGGATGTTTTGCGACAAGCTTCAAAG GCTTGTGTTGTAAAACGTGAATTTAAGAAGGCTGAACAGCTGATAAAACACGCAGTATACCTTGCTCG GGAGCATTTTGGAGCCAAACACCCCAAATATTCTGATACGCTGCTAGACTACGGATTTTACTTGCTCAACGTAGACAATATATGCCAATCGGTTGCAATCTATCAG ACAGCTCTAGATATCCGGCAGTCAGTATTTGGAGGTAAAAACATACATGTAGCTACAGCTCATGAAGACTTGGCTTACTCTTCCTATGTTCACCAGTACAGTTCTGGAAAATTCGACAATGCTCT GTTCCATGCTGAACGTGCTATTGGCATTATAACTCACATCCTCCCAGAAGACCATCTTCTCTTGGCATCTTCAAAGAGAGTTAAAG CACTTATTCTGGAGGAGATTGCAATAGACTGTCACAACAAGGAAACTGAGCAGAGGTTACTTCAAGAAGCTCATGACTTGCATCTGTCCTCACTCCAGCTGGCTAAAAAAGCCTTTGGGGAGTTTAATGTACAGACAGCAAAACACTATGGTAACCTGGGAAGACTGTATCAGTCCATGAGAAAGTTTAAG gaagcagaagaaatgcacaTCAAGGCAATTCAGATTAAGGAGCAGCTTCTAGGTCAAGAAGACTATGAAGTTGCCCTGTCAGTGGGTCATCTAGCTTCTCTCTACAACTATGATATGAATCAATATGAAAATGCCGAGAAGCTGTATTTGAGATCCATAGCAATTG gaaagaaGCTTTTTGGTGAAGGATACAGTGGACTTGAATATGATTACAGAGGTCTCATTAAACTGTACAATTCCATTGGCAATTACGAGAAGGTTTTTGAATACCACAATATTTTGGCCAATTGGAACCGGTTGCGGGATCGGCAGTTCTCGGTTACAGATGCTCTGGAGGACGTAAGCACCAGCCCTCAATCCACTGAAGAAGTGGTCCAGTCTTTTCTGATGTCTCAGAGTGTTGATGGACAGAGTAGCTAG